The DNA window GCCCTGGGAATCCATCCGGGTCAGCTTCCTGGCCCAGAGGTCGAGTTCAGCGGTGGTTCGGGGCGGCCTGCCCGGGTCCAGGCCCGCGGCCACGGCCATGTCGACGTTGAAGGCCAGGAACTTGGCGTTGGTGGTGATGGGCAGGCCGTATATCTTTCCCTGGTACTGCAGGGACTGCCAGAGGCGCGGCCAGTAGTCTTCCGCCTTGACTACGGTCGAAGTCTGCACGAAGTCATCCAAAGGCCGTAAAGCTTTACGTGCGGCGAGGGAAGGAAGCTGATACTCCCAGACGGCGGAGACCAAGTCAGGTGCCTGACCGCCCGCGATTGCCGCCAAGAGCTTCTCATAGGCGCCGAAGATGGTGACGGTCTCGACCTCGATAGCATCCTGCTGTTTGTTGAAGCCTTCGTCGATGATGCGCTTCAGATCCTCGAGCTCACTCCCTCCCCATCCCGTCCAGTAGAGAATCTTGGTCCTGGCCGGGGCAGCTCCGGATGTGAGTGTGGCCAGGGTGAGGAGCACGACACACAGCGCTGCCAGCCTCATGAGAGCCTTCCCGTACCGCCCGCCGTTCCTCGTCACCATGGGTCCTTACCCCCCATTGCTAGACTCCCTCTCCAGAATCCGTCCCTGCCCCTTTTAACGGGTGGACGCGTGGAGGCATGGGCCTTCGCCGCCCTCGTCGATGGGGGCTTTCGACGTATGGAGGAAAACTCCTCCTAGCAACCGATTACTGGAGAAAGGAGTGCCCGTTCGGTGCCCGACGAACCCCCACGGGGCGCCAGACGATGCCGGGTCTGGTCTCCTCCGAGGGTCCGGTTACACGGCAGCGGCAGCCCGTCATCGCCCTCAGGTTCGGCGGGCAAGGCAGGAGCGTGCTGCAAGCGGTAGAGAGGCGCGAGGACGGCTCGCGGCAGCCCCGATCCAGCCGTGTACCGAAGGCCCGGAGAAAACCTCCGAGAGTGTGCGTAAGCAGGAGGAGTTATCCTCCCGATGCGGCCA is part of the Bacillota bacterium genome and encodes:
- a CDS encoding extracellular solute-binding protein, yielding MVTRNGGRYGKALMRLAALCVVLLTLATLTSGAAPARTKILYWTGWGGSELEDLKRIIDEGFNKQQDAIEVETVTIFGAYEKLLAAIAGGQAPDLVSAVWEYQLPSLAARKALRPLDDFVQTSTVVKAEDYWPRLWQSLQYQGKIYGLPITTNAKFLAFNVDMAVAAGLDPGRPPRTTAELDLWARKLTRMDSQG